Part of the Candidatus Binataceae bacterium genome is shown below.
GCGCGTCCACAATCGTCACAAAATCGTAGCCGCCGAGCACGGCGTATTGGGTGACCATCTTGCAGCCGAACTCCGAGATCTCCTTGTTTACCGCATCGAGCCGCTCGGGATCCTTGTGGAGCGTCTGACTGCCTTCCGGCGTCAGCGAACTGAGCAGGATGTAGGTCGGCATTGTTTCTACCTCTTGAGCTCGGACGGAGTTGCTAAATCCAGAGCTTCCCGCTCCTCCACGGCTAAATCAAGTTTTGTGGAACTCACCCGAAAAGGCCCGCCCCCCGGGCCCACTTGTATTTCGCTCCCAAGACCAGGACCGGCTTTTCGGTGGTATAGGCGTAGGCGGGGATCTGCCTCTCGAACAAGTAGGCACACGCCTCTTCCACCTCGACGTCGCCGACCAGCGAGGCTACCACCGGCTTGTCTATTCCCTGGCGCCGCTGTTCCTCGACAACCTGCGCGGTGAGTTTCGCGAAGACCATGGGTGGAGTGATTATGGTGTGCCAATAGCCAAGCACGAGCGAATGCACGCGAGCGTCCGTGAGTCCGAGTCGGATGGTATTTTGATAGGTCGCGGGCGGCTCACCACCGGTGATGTCGACCGGATTTCCTGCCGCGCCGAAGGGCGGAATGAACTTGCGAAACGCCTGGTCAAGGTCCGCCGGCATCTCCATCAGCTTGAGTCCATTGTCAACGCAGGCATCGGCGAGCAGCACGCCAGAACCGCCGGCGCCGGTAATAATCAGCACGTTCTCACCGGCTGGCGTCGGCAGCATTGGAATGCAACGGGCAAACTCGAGCATTTCGTTAAGGCTGTATGCGCGAACGACCCCGGATTGGCGCAATACATCATCGTAGATGCGATCGTTGCCCGCCAACGCCGCAGTGTGGGAGCGCGCAGCACGCGCACCTGCCGCCGTGCGCCCGGCCTTGAGCACGATAACCGGCTTCTTGACCGAGACTCGCTTCGCAACTTCCGCGAAGGAGCGGCCGTCCTTGAGATCCTCGAGGTGCATCGCGACGACCTCCGTCTCGGGATCTTTCTCGAAAAAGGTCAGTAGGTCGTCTTCATCGATATCGACTTTGTTGCCCAAACCCACAATGGCCGACACTCCCATTTTCGTGGATCGGCTAAAACCCAGGATCGCCATGCCGACTCCCCCGCTTTGCGATGACAATGCGACCTTCCCCCGTACGTCGTAAGGGGTGCAGAAAGTCGCGCACAGGTTCTTCGGGGTATAGTAAAAGCCGTAGATGTTCGGTCCCATCAGACGGATATCGTGCTCGCGCGCGACCGCGAGCACCTCGCGCTGCATCTCGACATTGCCGGTCTCGGCGAAGCCCGATGGGATCAGAACCGCACCGGCGACCGACTTCTGGCCGCATTCGGCCAGCACGGGCGACACCAGGCGCGCCGGGATCGCGAACACCGCGACGTCGACGCGTTCAGGAACCTCCTTGATACTGCGAAACGCTTTGCGACCCAGCACCGAGTCGAGGCTTGGATGGATTGGAAAGATGCGGCCCTGATAGCCGCCATTGATCAGGTTTTTCAGAACTGAGTTGCCAATCTTCCCATCCTCGGCAGACGCGCCGATGACCGCGATCGAGTCGGGACGCATGATACGGTTCATGGCGCGCAGTATCTCGTCTTGCGAAGGACGAAAACGTACGGGGGCCGGGTCGAAATCAAGCAGTATTCGGACATCGGCCGCCGTTGCGCCGGCGCGCGACGCGAACACCGGGTTCAGGTCCACCTCGGCTATTTCGGGGAAGTCATGCACCAGCAGAGACACGTTGCGCACCAGCGCCGTCAGGGCGTCACGGTTCACCGCTTCCCCGCCGCGCAAGCCATTCAGAACTTCCTTGCTGCGGATTCCATCGAGCATCGAGCGAGCCTCAGGTATCGTCACCGGCGCGAGGCGAAAGGTGATGTCACTTAGGGTTTCCACCATCACGCCGCCCACGCCGAACGCGACCAACTTTCCAAAGCTCGGGTCGGTCGATGCTCCGACGATAAGCTCGACACCACCCGGCACCATCTTTTGAACCAGTACCCCGTCGAAGGAGGCCTCGGGCCTGGAGCTTTTGCCTCTCGCGATCAGCGACTTAAATGAGGTTTCAACCGCAGAAGCATCGCCGAGGTTTAGCGCCACGCCGCCCACCTCGGTCTTGTGCTGAATTTCAGGGGAAGAAATC
Proteins encoded:
- a CDS encoding acetate--CoA ligase family protein, whose protein sequence is MNNHHPSVKNILERARAERRVALSAADCAEICRAYEIPIPPQALASSESEAVRVAAEVGYPVALKISSPEIQHKTEVGGVALNLGDASAVETSFKSLIARGKSSRPEASFDGVLVQKMVPGGVELIVGASTDPSFGKLVAFGVGGVMVETLSDITFRLAPVTIPEARSMLDGIRSKEVLNGLRGGEAVNRDALTALVRNVSLLVHDFPEIAEVDLNPVFASRAGATAADVRILLDFDPAPVRFRPSQDEILRAMNRIMRPDSIAVIGASAEDGKIGNSVLKNLINGGYQGRIFPIHPSLDSVLGRKAFRSIKEVPERVDVAVFAIPARLVSPVLAECGQKSVAGAVLIPSGFAETGNVEMQREVLAVAREHDIRLMGPNIYGFYYTPKNLCATFCTPYDVRGKVALSSQSGGVGMAILGFSRSTKMGVSAIVGLGNKVDIDEDDLLTFFEKDPETEVVAMHLEDLKDGRSFAEVAKRVSVKKPVIVLKAGRTAAGARAARSHTAALAGNDRIYDDVLRQSGVVRAYSLNEMLEFARCIPMLPTPAGENVLIITGAGGSGVLLADACVDNGLKLMEMPADLDQAFRKFIPPFGAAGNPVDITGGEPPATYQNTIRLGLTDARVHSLVLGYWHTIITPPMVFAKLTAQVVEEQRRQGIDKPVVASLVGDVEVEEACAYLFERQIPAYAYTTEKPVLVLGAKYKWARGAGLFG
- a CDS encoding GYD domain-containing protein → MPTYILLSSLTPEGSQTLHKDPERLDAVNKEISEFGCKMVTQYAVLGGYDFVTIVDAPDNETVAHLSVDLSSRGTVKITTLPAIPVVELKAKLKGPKQMGKR